A section of the Pseudomonas lini genome encodes:
- a CDS encoding DUF2247 family protein: MYKNTPWINWKELLYGFEHGFVDKKGVSEYVCETLTEKSSQEAIELASLLPQENYLASALLQSLVDKDLSPATDATKPWIFLLLSFLLEHQEDYEDPLEIVEELYADFDYPEEIASLVRYMPAPEGVEGSEERLFENWTIALSAYKDFFEQQNRPI; this comes from the coding sequence ATATACAAAAATACCCCATGGATAAATTGGAAGGAGCTTCTATATGGATTTGAGCACGGCTTTGTAGATAAAAAAGGAGTATCGGAATACGTTTGTGAAACCCTAACAGAAAAGTCCTCACAAGAAGCCATTGAGCTCGCCTCATTGCTACCTCAAGAAAATTATTTGGCAAGTGCCTTACTCCAATCACTGGTAGATAAGGACCTCTCCCCAGCAACAGACGCCACCAAACCTTGGATTTTTTTATTACTTTCTTTTTTACTTGAACATCAAGAAGACTATGAAGATCCACTTGAAATAGTTGAAGAGCTGTACGCAGACTTCGACTACCCAGAAGAAATTGCCTCTTTAGTTAGATACATGCCTGCCCCAGAAGGAGTCGAAGGATCCGAAGAGAGGCTATTTGAAAATTGGACAATTGCCTTATCAGCTTATAAAGATTTCTTCGAACAACAGAATAGACCAATTTAA
- the tssI gene encoding type VI secretion system tip protein TssI/VgrG encodes MFAPANQTHFALTIEGLDNDLQVLSLQGREAISQPFVFEVELVSEQPSLDLETLLHKPAFLQLSPDGSGIHGQIYRAAQGDSGKRLTRYAVTLRPQLSYLAHRINQRIFQNLTVPKIVGMVLEEHGIQSNAYEFKVGVIYPERIYCVQYDESDLQFIQRLCEEEGIHYHFQHSTTAHKLVFGDDQTVFPKLAPVAYQQDSGMVANDPVIKRFDLRLETRTSRTTRRDYDFEKPRLTLERENRGDALPDLEDYDYPGRFIDRERGKHLAKRALERHRSDFQLAEGNSDQPLLVSGHFLALTQHPKAKWNDLWLLTEILHEGKQPQVLEESVTSDTTQLKDDFHQGYRNRFQATPWDVPNRPPLNHPKPRILGSQSAVVTGPKGEEIHCDQYGRVKVQFHWDREGQADDKSSCWLRVSSAWAGAHYGGIAIPRIGMEVLVSFLEGDPDQPLISGCLYHKENVVPYALPANKTRSTFKTLSSPGGGGYNELRIEDKKGQEQIFLHAQRDWDENVEHDQKIRVGNERHDTVEQNSYSEFKAEEHHTVHKDRKVETRANDHLTVGVNQHIKIGTGQFIEAGQEIHLNSGMKVVLEAGSELTLKGGGSFIKIDASGVTLSGPVINMNSGGSPGSGTGAAPLMPGELKQADADKAGAVLSPAQINTLKRNAPLCEECEKCKAGVCDIEKPNHDTEKTTHDLVFVVNDEKTGIPKPNTPYQIKLESGLIVKGVTDSKGLIQKVSSNKPEKATIEAPYYGDTTSDTHSDCGSDACSC; translated from the coding sequence GGCCAAATCTATCGCGCCGCCCAAGGCGATTCAGGCAAACGCCTGACCCGCTACGCCGTGACGCTGCGTCCGCAGCTGTCCTACCTGGCGCACCGCATCAACCAACGCATCTTCCAGAACCTCACCGTACCGAAAATCGTTGGCATGGTTCTCGAAGAGCATGGCATCCAAAGCAACGCCTACGAATTCAAAGTCGGGGTGATTTATCCCGAGCGCATTTACTGCGTTCAATACGATGAATCCGACCTGCAGTTCATCCAGCGCCTGTGCGAGGAAGAAGGTATCCACTACCACTTCCAGCACAGCACCACGGCCCACAAGCTGGTATTCGGCGATGACCAGACGGTGTTCCCGAAACTCGCGCCCGTGGCCTATCAGCAAGACTCCGGCATGGTCGCCAACGACCCGGTGATCAAACGCTTCGACCTGCGCCTGGAAACCCGCACCAGCCGCACCACCCGCCGCGACTACGACTTCGAAAAACCGCGCTTGACCCTGGAAAGAGAAAACCGTGGCGACGCCCTGCCCGACCTCGAAGACTACGACTACCCCGGCCGCTTCATCGACCGCGAACGCGGTAAGCACCTGGCCAAACGCGCCCTCGAACGTCACCGCAGCGACTTCCAGTTGGCCGAAGGCAATAGCGATCAGCCGTTACTGGTCAGCGGCCACTTCCTGGCCCTGACCCAACACCCGAAAGCCAAATGGAACGACCTGTGGCTGCTGACCGAAATCCTTCACGAAGGCAAACAGCCGCAAGTACTGGAAGAATCGGTCACCAGCGACACGACCCAGCTCAAGGACGATTTCCATCAGGGCTACCGCAACCGCTTCCAGGCCACCCCGTGGGACGTACCGAACCGCCCGCCGCTGAACCACCCCAAACCACGAATCCTCGGCAGCCAGAGCGCCGTCGTTACCGGGCCCAAAGGTGAAGAGATCCACTGCGACCAATACGGCCGCGTCAAAGTGCAATTCCACTGGGACCGTGAAGGCCAGGCCGACGACAAATCCAGCTGCTGGCTGCGCGTCTCATCCGCTTGGGCCGGCGCCCACTACGGCGGCATCGCCATTCCGCGGATCGGCATGGAAGTGCTGGTCAGCTTCCTCGAAGGCGACCCCGACCAACCGCTGATCAGCGGCTGCCTGTACCACAAGGAAAACGTCGTCCCCTACGCCCTGCCGGCGAACAAAACCCGCAGCACCTTCAAAACCCTGAGCTCTCCCGGCGGCGGCGGTTACAACGAACTGCGCATCGAAGACAAAAAGGGCCAGGAACAGATCTTCCTGCACGCCCAGCGCGACTGGGACGAAAACGTCGAACACGACCAGAAAATCCGCGTCGGCAACGAACGCCACGACACCGTCGAACAAAACAGCTACAGCGAATTCAAGGCCGAAGAACACCACACCGTCCACAAAGACCGCAAAGTCGAAACCCGCGCCAACGACCACCTGACCGTGGGCGTGAACCAGCACATCAAGATCGGCACCGGCCAGTTCATCGAAGCCGGCCAGGAAATCCACCTGAACAGCGGCATGAAAGTCGTGCTCGAAGCCGGCAGCGAACTCACCCTCAAGGGCGGCGGCAGCTTCATCAAGATCGACGCCAGCGGCGTAACGCTGAGCGGGCCGGTGATCAACATGAATTCCGGGGGTAGCCCGGGCAGCGGGACTGGGGCGGCGCCGCTGATGCCGGGGGAGCTGAAACAGGCGGATGCAGACAAGGCGGGGGCGGTTCTGAGCCCGGCGCAGATCAATACGCTTAAACGCAACGCACCATTATGTGAAGAGTGCGAGAAGTGCAAGGCAGGTGTATGCGATATAGAAAAACCCAACCACGATACTGAAAAAACCACCCACGACTTAGTGTTCGTCGTGAATGACGAAAAAACGGGCATACCAAAGCCGAATACCCCTTACCAAATCAAGCTTGAATCTGGACTTATTGTTAAGGGTGTTACTGACAGTAAGGGATTGATCCAAAAAGTTTCATCCAACAAACCAGAAAAAGCCACTATCGAGGCCCCCTACTATGGCGACACTACAAGCGACACTCACTCCGACTGCGGATCCGACGCCTGTAGCTGTTAG
- a CDS encoding DUF6124 family protein produces the protein MKKFPPDSLDPHQLSQATQRTISSRLRDPKNPDPISHVFTLLPNIDTETLLSHACETLASLNVLTTDFACELEGSHRSLALSIQQLAVLGELLVNRALDNLDPHGGASDVQEVQP, from the coding sequence ATGAAAAAATTTCCACCCGACTCCCTCGACCCCCACCAACTCAGCCAAGCAACCCAACGCACTATCAGCTCCCGCCTCCGCGATCCCAAAAATCCCGACCCCATCAGCCACGTTTTCACCCTCCTCCCCAACATCGACACCGAAACCCTGCTAAGCCACGCCTGCGAAACCCTCGCCTCGCTCAACGTGCTGACGACCGACTTTGCCTGCGAGCTAGAAGGCTCGCACCGCAGCCTGGCGCTATCGATTCAGCAATTGGCCGTGCTGGGGGAGTTGTTGGTAAACCGGGCGCTGGACAATCTCGATCCACACGGTGGGGCGTCCGATGTTCAGGAGGTGCAGCCATGA
- a CDS encoding DUF4123 domain-containing protein, producing the protein MKSENTNPQVWLSETPLLPGERLYLIISAASDVEALKTLYQNEPTTQAIPIWGGTPYATWQPVMPYLTELKPNSSFLPWIAETDALDWGWLAVSRSEPNEVFEHLRSLTQVKMPDGTEVFFRFWDGRHIYPILDGLGDAAGEVLPVFDRYLINGKSLEVGPHAVPPAKDWPWWVVPKALLDDLTKQNPSTVIGNMMQWLQDDHAELYFSFPESNLREKVARFVKRTPLMEENYTGLLKAHLENEVAV; encoded by the coding sequence GTGAAATCTGAAAACACCAATCCACAGGTCTGGTTATCCGAAACCCCGCTACTGCCGGGTGAACGCCTCTACCTGATCATCAGCGCGGCCAGCGATGTCGAAGCGCTCAAGACGCTTTACCAAAACGAACCGACAACCCAGGCGATCCCGATTTGGGGCGGCACACCCTACGCGACTTGGCAGCCAGTGATGCCCTACCTCACCGAGTTGAAACCCAACTCAAGCTTCCTGCCATGGATTGCCGAAACCGACGCCCTCGATTGGGGATGGCTAGCCGTATCCCGCTCCGAGCCGAACGAGGTTTTCGAACACCTTCGCAGCCTGACTCAAGTGAAGATGCCGGATGGGACTGAAGTGTTTTTTCGGTTCTGGGATGGTCGGCATATCTACCCGATTCTGGATGGGCTCGGCGATGCCGCCGGTGAAGTGCTGCCGGTGTTTGATCGGTACCTGATCAATGGGAAGAGTCTGGAGGTGGGGCCGCACGCGGTGCCACCGGCGAAGGACTGGCCTTGGTGGGTGGTGCCGAAGGCGTTGCTGGATGACCTGACCAAGCAAAACCCGTCGACCGTAATAGGCAACATGATGCAGTGGCTGCAGGACGACCACGCCGAACTGTATTTCTCGTTCCCTGAATCCAACCTGCGAGAAAAAGTGGCGCGCTTCGTAAAGCGCACGCCGCTCATGGAAGAAAACTACACAGGGCTGCTGAAAGCCCACTTGGAAAATGAGGTGGCTGTATGA
- a CDS encoding RHS repeat-associated core domain-containing protein produces the protein MSILMGEIIGNLTAKQPDAQAIISDFKKCLKDYREHAEAWYGGVLDAEQQFKVGDEVGTQDKDSKKENTLYANCPANGKLTLVHSFESARFVPIGNTPVRLVPVMDGRFIGKNEAGPEINKTIDSTGILEVTGLTPNQQYKITFFPNPTRAQIDSLFNSYQGVIGDLNGWLQTEWSTSFLPLWQAHTNASMGGRVLQELEAAWEGFLKAIMGLWGDIKSLYNLVAHPRENYEKLKNFFTEEQIKKIYDASAEAIHTALLIASDEPLMWIYVAAIMAWVKMLPPQTCTEVLAQLTTEFLLNILVGVVLTGGLGLAVRIGTKVVKATQNSGKVVKLIEDFTGMLMKVSKTSATPHTEAARPLLLNGNSAFNPARKANVEIAPPKPAETATAPKKKSPVAGGKVETDAQIQARGKTESATRVEQKEAVDNAPNQSKNPADQPTECANKTCLKDDPISMVTGEELLTLSDGELGGLLPLEWTRLYRSSAVEIDSRLGHGWSHSLSHRLQLDDEGVLWTDNENRQIRFPMPTEQRPAITNSLAQAAIYLGDAPGELILTQARPKARFYHFRAGRLITISDAYDNRVHISYDFVDRIQRIDNGAGRALLLRYDDRHIAAVDHQQQRSEYNERGERQDPWLTIQTLVSYRYNTRNQLVSSTNAAGETEHYRYNDQHVILERQLAGGASFFWEWEREGKLSRCVRHWANYSQLEARYEWDDKGSVTAYNSDGSEHVYVHDKNARLISETAPDGGKTQNAYDDQGRLVAVKDPMGAITEYQYSDAGRLMAVIPPEDEPTRYNYFNGQLIDVQRGKARWKYERNRQGDITQQTDPQGAETHYSYDRQGRLLEIRHPDGSRHQLGWNNLGQLLEERLPDGGQRKYRYNALGRQITRQDETGAITHYQWDAVDRLTQITLPGGATRAFTYNPYGRVTAERDELGRITRYEYADNLHLVSRRINPDGSQLRYRYDNSRLLLTEIENERGEHYHLEYYPNGLIQQETGFDGRRTAYEYDLNGQLLKKTEFGDDGSELVTEYLRDAAGRLLVKTLADGEEIHYSYDALGRLVNVDDGNWPLAYEYDLQDRLITEHQGWGTLRYEYDSVGQLKHCRLPDGSKLDYHHQPGGQLSRIDLNGSHLTSHQFNAGREQQRQQGLLLSQYQYDEQGRLQAHSVSQREKNLFQRRYTYDANGNLAGIDDSRKGNRSYHYDPLDRLINVRGSTPESFAHDPAGNLLGQGDQPSANLANVKGNRLLMQGDRHYDYDAFGNLTRERRGTGQKLVTEYRYDCQHRLIGVSLPGGSIASYKYDAFGRRIAKTVDGRTTEFLWQGERLIAESADNRYRSYIYEPGSFRPLAMLDGEGPLKATPFYYQLDHLGTPQELTDYSGEIMWSAKYRAYGNLATLDIAEIDNPLRFQGQYFDAETGLHYNRHRYYNPGTGRFLTPDPIKLAGGLNNYQYVPNPTGWVDPLGLSGCPGAGDKADPSVNPAGKAKVDTKEPPVPDVPWTSPSVKRASDQLDQGARDVTVNSRAEAEELFRGKYVGKGYRNAEEFNSVTAKDYFETPKGKESYYHWDDTPASDIDTRKVHMANHSPNDPHSALPHLQLHPKDGKVIRIYWPNQFEGQK, from the coding sequence ATGAGCATTTTGATGGGTGAGATCATAGGCAACCTCACGGCAAAACAACCTGATGCTCAGGCCATCATCAGTGACTTCAAGAAGTGCCTGAAGGATTACCGTGAGCATGCCGAGGCCTGGTACGGCGGAGTCCTGGACGCGGAACAGCAATTCAAGGTCGGTGATGAGGTCGGCACTCAGGACAAGGACAGCAAAAAGGAAAACACCCTTTACGCCAACTGCCCGGCAAACGGCAAGCTCACGCTTGTACATAGCTTCGAGTCTGCGCGATTTGTTCCGATCGGCAATACGCCGGTCCGTCTAGTGCCTGTGATGGATGGTCGGTTCATTGGCAAGAACGAAGCCGGACCGGAAATCAACAAGACAATCGACTCGACCGGGATTCTGGAAGTCACCGGCCTCACGCCCAATCAGCAATACAAAATCACATTCTTCCCGAACCCTACTCGCGCGCAGATCGACAGCCTGTTCAACTCCTATCAGGGCGTGATCGGCGATTTGAACGGCTGGTTGCAGACTGAATGGAGCACAAGTTTCCTACCGCTTTGGCAGGCACATACCAATGCATCGATGGGTGGCCGTGTCCTGCAGGAACTGGAGGCCGCATGGGAAGGCTTTCTGAAAGCCATCATGGGTTTGTGGGGCGATATCAAAAGCCTCTACAACCTGGTTGCGCATCCTCGTGAGAACTACGAGAAGCTGAAAAACTTCTTCACCGAAGAACAAATCAAGAAAATTTATGACGCCTCCGCTGAGGCCATTCACACCGCCCTGTTGATCGCCAGCGATGAACCACTAATGTGGATCTACGTTGCCGCCATCATGGCCTGGGTGAAGATGCTGCCACCGCAGACCTGCACGGAAGTGCTGGCTCAGCTGACCACAGAATTCCTGCTGAACATCCTGGTCGGTGTCGTCCTGACCGGCGGTCTCGGCCTGGCCGTGCGCATTGGCACGAAGGTAGTTAAAGCCACGCAAAACAGCGGCAAAGTTGTGAAACTGATTGAAGACTTTACCGGCATGCTGATGAAAGTCAGCAAAACAAGCGCCACACCGCATACCGAGGCTGCTCGGCCTTTACTGCTTAATGGCAATTCGGCATTCAACCCGGCGCGTAAAGCCAACGTTGAGATCGCCCCGCCCAAACCCGCCGAAACAGCAACGGCGCCGAAGAAAAAATCACCTGTCGCCGGTGGAAAAGTGGAAACGGATGCGCAGATCCAAGCGCGCGGCAAAACTGAAAGCGCCACACGCGTCGAGCAAAAAGAGGCGGTCGACAACGCGCCAAATCAATCGAAAAACCCGGCTGACCAACCCACCGAGTGTGCCAACAAAACCTGCCTGAAAGACGACCCGATTTCGATGGTGACCGGCGAGGAATTGCTGACCCTCTCCGATGGCGAACTGGGTGGTTTGTTGCCTCTGGAATGGACGCGCCTTTACCGAAGCAGTGCGGTCGAAATCGACAGCCGTCTTGGCCATGGTTGGAGCCATTCCCTGTCTCATCGTTTGCAACTGGACGATGAAGGTGTGCTGTGGACGGACAACGAAAACCGCCAGATCCGCTTCCCGATGCCAACCGAACAACGCCCGGCTATCACCAACAGTCTGGCGCAGGCGGCGATTTACTTGGGCGATGCTCCCGGTGAACTGATCCTTACCCAGGCGAGGCCAAAAGCACGCTTCTATCACTTCCGTGCCGGGCGATTGATCACCATCAGCGATGCCTATGACAATCGGGTGCATATCAGTTATGACTTTGTCGACCGCATTCAACGCATCGACAACGGCGCAGGCCGCGCTTTGCTGCTGCGTTACGACGACCGTCATATCGCCGCGGTGGATCATCAGCAACAACGCTCCGAGTACAACGAGCGCGGTGAACGCCAGGATCCATGGCTAACCATTCAGACCTTGGTCTCCTACCGCTACAACACGCGTAATCAGCTCGTTTCCTCGACCAATGCGGCAGGTGAAACCGAGCATTACCGCTACAACGATCAGCACGTCATTCTGGAACGGCAACTGGCCGGGGGCGCCAGCTTCTTCTGGGAATGGGAACGTGAAGGCAAGCTTTCCCGTTGCGTCCGTCACTGGGCTAACTACTCGCAGCTGGAAGCGCGTTACGAGTGGGATGACAAAGGTTCAGTGACTGCTTACAACTCCGACGGCAGCGAGCATGTCTACGTGCATGACAAGAATGCGCGTTTGATCAGCGAGACCGCTCCCGATGGCGGGAAAACGCAGAATGCCTATGACGATCAGGGTCGCCTGGTCGCAGTAAAAGACCCGATGGGGGCCATCACCGAGTATCAGTACAGCGATGCCGGGCGCTTGATGGCCGTGATCCCGCCGGAAGACGAACCGACCCGTTACAACTACTTCAATGGTCAACTCATTGATGTCCAGCGAGGTAAAGCGCGCTGGAAGTACGAGCGCAACCGTCAAGGCGATATCACCCAACAAACCGATCCTCAGGGCGCCGAAACCCACTACAGCTACGACCGTCAAGGCCGCCTGCTGGAAATACGTCATCCCGACGGCAGCCGTCATCAACTGGGCTGGAACAATCTCGGCCAACTGCTGGAAGAACGCCTGCCTGACGGCGGCCAACGCAAGTACCGTTACAACGCGCTAGGTCGGCAAATCACACGTCAGGATGAAACCGGGGCCATCACCCATTACCAATGGGACGCCGTTGATCGCCTGACACAAATCACCCTTCCCGGTGGCGCCACCCGCGCCTTCACCTACAACCCGTATGGTCGCGTCACCGCCGAACGGGATGAACTCGGGCGCATCACCCGCTACGAATACGCCGACAACCTGCACCTGGTGAGCCGCCGCATCAACCCCGACGGCAGCCAACTGCGCTACCGGTACGACAACTCGCGCCTGCTGCTCACCGAGATTGAAAACGAACGCGGCGAGCACTACCACCTCGAGTACTACCCGAACGGCCTGATCCAGCAGGAAACCGGGTTCGACGGTCGCCGCACCGCCTACGAATACGACCTCAACGGTCAGTTGCTGAAGAAAACCGAATTCGGCGACGATGGCAGCGAGCTGGTGACCGAGTACCTGCGCGACGCTGCGGGCCGCCTGCTGGTGAAAACCTTGGCTGACGGCGAAGAAATTCACTACAGCTACGACGCCCTCGGTCGCCTCGTTAACGTTGACGACGGCAACTGGCCGCTGGCGTATGAATATGACCTGCAAGATCGCCTGATCACCGAACACCAGGGCTGGGGCACCCTGCGTTACGAGTACGACAGCGTCGGCCAACTGAAACACTGCCGCCTGCCGGACGGCAGCAAGCTCGACTACCACCACCAGCCTGGCGGCCAGTTGAGCAGAATCGACCTTAACGGCTCGCACCTGACCAGCCACCAGTTCAACGCCGGCCGCGAACAGCAGCGCCAACAAGGGCTGTTGCTCAGCCAATATCAGTATGACGAACAGGGTCGGTTGCAAGCACACAGCGTCAGCCAGCGCGAAAAGAATCTGTTCCAGCGCCGCTACACCTACGACGCCAACGGCAACCTTGCCGGCATCGACGATAGCCGCAAAGGTAACCGCAGCTACCACTACGACCCGCTTGATCGCCTGATCAACGTCCGTGGCAGCACGCCTGAAAGCTTCGCCCACGACCCGGCAGGTAACTTGCTGGGCCAAGGCGACCAACCAAGCGCGAACCTGGCTAACGTCAAAGGCAACCGCCTACTGATGCAAGGCGATCGCCATTACGACTACGACGCCTTTGGCAATCTGACCCGCGAACGTCGCGGTACCGGCCAGAAACTCGTCACCGAGTATCGTTACGACTGCCAGCATCGTTTGATCGGCGTCAGCCTGCCGGGTGGCAGCATCGCGAGCTACAAATACGACGCCTTCGGCCGTCGCATAGCCAAAACCGTCGATGGCCGCACCACCGAATTCCTGTGGCAAGGTGAACGCCTCATCGCTGAAAGCGCGGACAACCGCTATCGCAGCTACATCTACGAACCCGGCAGCTTCCGCCCGCTGGCCATGCTTGATGGCGAAGGCCCGCTGAAAGCCACACCGTTCTACTACCAACTCGACCACCTCGGCACGCCTCAGGAACTCACCGACTACAGCGGCGAGATTATGTGGTCGGCGAAATACCGCGCCTACGGTAATCTCGCCACCCTCGACATCGCTGAAATCGACAACCCGCTACGCTTTCAGGGCCAGTATTTCGATGCGGAAACGGGCTTACATTACAACCGGCATCGCTACTACAATCCGGGGACTGGTCGGTTTCTGACGCCGGATCCGATCAAGCTTGCGGGTGGGTTGAATAACTACCAGTACGTGCCTAACCCTACGGGGTGGGTGGATCCGTTGGGGTTGAGTGGGTGCCCAGGGGCAGGAGATAAGGCAGATCCCTCGGTAAACCCAGCAGGTAAAGCCAAAGTCGACACCAAAGAACCGCCGGTTCCCGATGTTCCTTGGACAAGTCCTTCTGTAAAAAGAGCTTCAGATCAACTCGATCAAGGAGCACGAGATGTAACGGTCAATAGCCGAGCAGAGGCCGAAGAACTTTTCAGGGGTAAATATGTCGGCAAAGGTTATAGAAACGCTGAAGAGTTTAACTCAGTGACGGCAAAGGACTACTTTGAAACTCCCAAAGGAAAAGAATCATACTACCATTGGGATGACACTCCTGCTTCCGACATAGACACTAGAAAAGTTCACATGGCAAACCATAGCCCTAACGACCCTCACTCAGCACTACCGCATTTGCAACTACACCCAAAAGACGGCAAAGTAATTCGTATCTATTGGCCAAATCAATTTGAGGGGCAAAAATGA
- a CDS encoding ATP-binding protein gives MFKLRRKTWALLLVYIVGVSGYIYYLYVETQGILTDNVNNKLLHAALGASAILGDRYHDNLIDKQSKSEAEDWNTIQRLSRFNESMGTAFVYSVVKRSGEAYLVSSSASKKEIQEQNFVRFFDPYPDASQALLDSFERTEPTWIDYSDHWGDFRAVFVPMKSQDGTIYVAGAEMTLADYYQQLNQDSLHHIILAILVFLAFSLLFVIDLLRMRAHLQQLQINEQVLNQAKNAAEDADRSKTRFLATMSHEIRTPMYGVIGATELLAGSALNPEQSSLLNTIHTSGRTLLSLIDNILDLAKIEAGKLELKPCVFDVRTLVSSSTAMIRQNIQDKPLVLEVQISPDVPLLVKTDPDCLRQILINLLGNAVKFTETGKVSLVVTTSGYGPRTRLEFSIRDTGIGIPMERQDSLFKPFAQFKELASQRFTGSGLGLSICKNLVEAQQGTLSFTSQSGVGSTFSFSLPMALFSVSEIPVGDDHAPVGFDSSFAGDYPLDILLVENHPVSQKVAMAMLQTLGYTPDLASNGLQAVNEYMMSTPDIIFMDINMPVMDGLEAIRKIRHLALGDTCYIVAFTASAFSSEIERFRAAGANDILTKPANFQALTRVLQRAANYRQRFQPSTPVVDTVSS, from the coding sequence ATGTTCAAACTCAGACGGAAAACATGGGCGTTACTTTTGGTCTACATCGTAGGTGTCAGTGGCTATATCTACTACCTCTACGTCGAGACTCAAGGCATTCTCACTGACAATGTTAATAACAAGCTGCTGCATGCCGCGTTGGGGGCTTCGGCCATTCTTGGCGACCGCTACCATGACAATCTGATCGACAAGCAGTCCAAATCCGAAGCAGAAGACTGGAATACCATTCAGCGGCTCTCACGGTTCAACGAGTCCATGGGCACCGCCTTTGTCTACAGCGTGGTCAAACGCTCGGGTGAGGCTTACCTGGTCAGCTCCAGCGCATCGAAAAAAGAAATTCAAGAACAGAATTTCGTACGCTTTTTCGATCCCTACCCGGATGCCAGTCAGGCGTTGCTCGACAGTTTTGAGCGCACCGAACCCACCTGGATCGACTACTCGGATCATTGGGGAGACTTTCGAGCTGTCTTCGTTCCCATGAAATCGCAGGACGGTACGATTTATGTTGCTGGCGCAGAGATGACGTTGGCGGATTACTACCAGCAACTTAATCAGGACTCTCTGCACCATATCATCCTGGCCATTCTGGTATTTCTGGCCTTCAGCCTTTTGTTCGTGATTGACTTGTTGCGCATGCGTGCTCATCTGCAGCAACTGCAAATAAACGAACAAGTGTTGAATCAAGCGAAAAATGCCGCGGAGGACGCTGATCGTTCAAAAACCAGATTTTTGGCGACCATGAGCCATGAAATCCGCACGCCGATGTACGGTGTCATCGGTGCGACCGAGTTACTGGCGGGGTCCGCCCTGAATCCCGAGCAAAGCAGTCTGCTTAATACGATTCATACGAGCGGACGAACCCTACTGTCGCTTATCGACAACATTCTCGACCTTGCAAAAATCGAAGCGGGCAAACTTGAGTTGAAGCCTTGTGTGTTCGACGTGAGAACACTGGTTTCATCCAGTACTGCGATGATCCGGCAAAACATTCAGGACAAGCCGCTAGTACTTGAGGTCCAAATTTCACCGGACGTACCGCTATTGGTCAAAACCGATCCCGATTGCCTTCGCCAGATATTGATTAACTTGCTGGGCAATGCGGTCAAATTCACCGAAACCGGAAAAGTATCGCTCGTGGTCACGACTAGCGGTTACGGCCCTCGCACTCGACTCGAATTCTCCATACGCGATACCGGCATAGGTATCCCCATGGAACGGCAAGACAGTCTGTTCAAGCCCTTTGCCCAGTTTAAAGAGCTGGCCAGTCAACGCTTTACCGGGAGTGGGCTCGGTCTTTCAATCTGCAAGAATCTGGTCGAGGCGCAGCAGGGGACTTTATCCTTTACCAGTCAGTCTGGCGTCGGATCGACGTTCTCCTTTTCGCTCCCCATGGCGCTTTTTTCAGTCTCGGAAATACCCGTCGGGGACGATCATGCACCCGTTGGTTTTGATTCATCGTTTGCCGGGGATTATCCACTCGATATCCTGCTGGTAGAGAACCATCCCGTGAGTCAGAAAGTTGCCATGGCGATGTTGCAGACGCTGGGTTATACACCCGACCTTGCGTCAAATGGCCTACAGGCAGTCAATGAATACATGATGTCGACGCCAGATATCATTTTTATGGATATCAACATGCCTGTCATGGACGGGCTAGAGGCCATCCGTAAAATCCGCCACCTGGCACTGGGCGATACTTGCTATATCGTCGCTTTCACCGCGAGCGCTTTTTCGAGCGAGATAGAACGTTTCAGGGCCGCCGGTGCCAATGACATTTTAACCAAACCGGCAAACTTTCAGGCCTTGACCCGAGTACTTCAGCGTGCAGCCAACTACCGGCAGCGGTTCCAGCCCAGCACGCCGGTAGTTGATACTGTTTCAAGTTGA
- a CDS encoding Imm50 family immunity protein, whose product MKFWNDIDGSIFFNQIFKTPVATGLIELFTVNIDNNRPTIILEFDIEELPAPPPAKWKKAEFNTCRIGLNCSEIRGLTIKNIPTKEKLSIRITQRENLFTIHASNNNSIIEFTTKSPLLCGPSVYMNDKKPELT is encoded by the coding sequence ATGAAGTTCTGGAACGATATCGATGGCAGCATTTTTTTCAACCAGATTTTCAAAACCCCCGTAGCAACTGGCCTCATTGAACTTTTCACAGTAAACATCGACAACAACAGACCAACGATAATACTTGAATTTGACATCGAAGAACTCCCTGCCCCCCCTCCCGCAAAATGGAAAAAGGCTGAATTCAACACATGCCGCATCGGTTTAAACTGCAGCGAAATCAGAGGCCTAACGATCAAAAATATACCTACAAAAGAAAAACTTAGTATAAGAATCACTCAGCGCGAAAATCTCTTCACGATTCACGCCTCTAACAACAACTCGATAATTGAATTCACAACAAAATCTCCGCTACTTTGTGGACCCTCAGTTTATATGAACGATAAAAAACCCGAGCTCACTTAA